ACCGAAAGGTcaatagatgcgcacccctttgAAAGAAAAGCGTGTAGACTGTTGGGCTTTAAAATTGGGCCAAGAGATTGAGAAGGAACAAGCCCGAAAATGAATGTTTCAaacttgttgggggcattgtttacaccggcccaaaaggGTGCTGAGTCAGGAGTTTCAAGTGGGCTTACAAGGGTGTCAGGCCCAAAAGAAAGCCTTTTTATTATTGCCTTTTCTGTTTATTAGGAGtttgtagctcattaggagtgattttctTTTAAGAGTCTTAGTCCTGGTTAAATTAGGAAtcttgattatgaggagctatatatagttcagagcttcattatttttggatcaacaaatcaatcaatcaaaaatcaagtccagtgctttttatctcgcaatctccggattgttttaatttaggagtagttttcggtattaatctcggcTGAGTTCTTAACTCCTagattattactttttagatcacgtggttaagtgtttttaaccaaacaagtcCTGTGAATATCTAcgtaggttcgttaaagtatcagacctcaaaccgatcccaattataaattcaaagattcgagtccggaatatttccaggcgaacaataagtaattataaaagtttttttaaaagtaaaatgaaaaggaaaaagatACATCGGGTTTAGCTAAGCCCTACTCATATTCCACTATGACGAGTCGTCAAACGGACAACCGTAGTTTGTTTGGGTCTCTGTCTTTTTTCTTGTCCAGAAAGAGAAGGAAAGAAATAATGTCGCGAAGCATCTCATACATAACAGGCGCTCAGCTGCTCTCCCTCCATCGCAGGCCGAACATGGCCATCATTGATGTCAGGTACACAaacattttcaattttgaattttgaattttgaatgatcaatttaatttagattCTGGTTTGAAATCAGGGACGATGAGAGGAGCTATGATGGGCATATTGCGGGATCTCTGCACTACGCCAGCGACAATTTCTCCGACAGGATCTCTCATCTCATTCAACAAGTCAAAGGCAAAGACACCCTTGTTTTTCATTGCGCTCTAAGCCAGGTTTGCTTCATCATCATTAATTCACTGCTGAGCTAAATCATCACTGTCAAGCTAGTTGCTCAGCTTAATATAGCTGACATAACAAACACAGGCTGTTAATTGGGTTTGTATAGAAGTTAAGACGACTATTTAAATTTCAGTAGCTGATCATAACTGAGcttttgttttctttgtgtTTTTGTTGAGATGTGCTATAACCTTACATTGATACATAAGCTTTCTATGAACTTATGCAGAAATGACGTCTATTTCGGCCTATTCCATCCTTATATCTATCAACTTATTGAGCCGTATTTCATGTCACATAACCTTTCTATGACCTTCACTTGCCCAGCTCAGTAGCATGTCGATATGTGAGCTTCTCTTTTGGTTCgagttcatttgtttttttaactcTTTAGATCTATCATTCTTGGGATTAAGGCTTGGTCGACCTAAGTCTTATCCCTCGTTATTTTCTCTTCCTTTTAAGACTATTATTCTTAGATATTACAACACTGAACCCACACGCTGTTGAGGATTATTCATCTATTTTATTGGTTACAAGCTTCTGTGGTGCTGTGGAACTTGCCGTTTGAGTAGCTGCTATTCTTCTAGTTCCTTATCGACTCTACCAAAGCTGATTTTAGGCTGGTGGAAACTATTGGATTAGATTAGACAAGATACAGAAAATAGCACAAGTGGTAGCATTAATGTGCTATAAATAAGCTTCAACAAGTCAACGGAGAGGAAAAACTGTGTAGTTTACCTACATTGTACAAGATTGTAATGAATGTTTAACAAAAGACTAagttatatatatgatatatgaaAATGCAAAAGAAAGCCAAAGCATATGTTGATCAGAAACTTCAAAATCTAAATACCAAAAGAATTCTCAAGTATAAGAGCAGATGTAGTTAATGCAGTTATTGGTAGTTGGTTTAACAGAGATTGAATTAGGATTATTTGGTGTGATTAAGTCTGTATTATCTCTCTTCTATAGCGGTTACAAATTTTGAGAACTGTGCTTTCTGTTTTTATTGGATAAAGAGGATGAGAGATAGAAAGATGCAAGTGAGAGAGAGTGACAAAAGTCGCTGCTACCGGTAGGTTGGCAATAGATTCAACTAGAAGTTTATGATGTCACTAAACTTTTGTTAAGAAGTTGAGCAGATTTTTAAGTATGTAAGAAAAGTTAGAGGTACTTGAGGCTTGTGATAATAGTTGAAACCTTCTTTTCAAGATATTATATTGTACATGACCTTTTTAATAGAAAACTGAGGCTATTATACTCGGAAATTACTTCTTTGTGCTGGGCATTTTCATCGTTGTCGTGACAGAATAACAGTTACCTCTTTTATTGTGGGGAATGGCCTATTTATATGAAACAATACTTTGGATCGGGTTATAAGTAATTCATTTACTCTTGATGTAGGGTCATCTAAACAGTACTATCGGCTTTTAGAAAATGCATCTCttgcttaataatttttttattattatcaaaagCTTTTCCGCCCTTTCTCGAAGCTTAATATTCCGTTTAAGTGAGCTTTTATCCTCATTCATGTAAAACATTATTGCAAATAGCTCCCTGCTTATTTCATCATGGTACATTTTGTACCATGTGATAagctaaaaagttcaaatactTGAATACATAATGAATGTGCATCTGCAGGTTCGTGGCCCAACTTGTGCTCGGAGGCTTGTTAATTATCTTGCGGAAATGAAAGAAGATGCAGGAATAAAAGAGATTTTGGTTTTGGAGCGCGGCTTCAATGGCTGGGAAGCAGCTGGTAAACCAGTTTGTCGATGCACTGATATCCCATGCAAGGCTGAAAGTGCTAATTAACTAGAGCACTTCCTAGGATGGTTGGTTATATCCTATAACCATAAACTAAACTATAGTCAGCATTTACACTTGCTACAGTCACTTTCGGTATGTAACGGACAAGTCGGTGGTGCTCCAAAGTGGTCTTTTTAATGGTCTCAAAAATCCAATTATGTATGTTTATTGTCTTGAAAAGGTGATAATTGAATGTAAGCTGAGCAGCAATGGTGGCATCTCTGCGGTTAGTACAATACATGAAAGCATTATGAGACAGTAAGGAAATGCAGTTTTCTGGTATAAACTTATATGAGCAATGTGCATATATTTGACAGCCCTTCAAAATTCTTCTGTCTTCCATCagtcttttttttattgtaataataaaatCTCGACTTTGATTTTATGGCACCAACAATTGCTTGGCTTTATTTTCATCGATTTTAATTATGTGGTGATATAAGTTGGACACCTATATGAATACaatataatactccctccgtcccattttaattgagaaaatttcaattgcgcattatttaagaaattttagtaacattacttttatatccttatattacattaaatgcatcacagcttttcaaaaatatgctttttaaatgcattaattgaagaGGGTATAAAGAGAAAAGTAGTGAAAAGTACTTTATAAATAGAaagtgtcaattagaatgggacactcAAAAAAGAaatagtgtttaattagaatggaacggagggagtaacatatataaatattacatGGAACAAACACAATGAGGATTAAAAACACATGATAAAATTGTCAAACCAACTACAATAAACTAAACTACTCATTACTTCCCTTAGGCTGTTTGTCATAGGCCCTGCCAGCCTTGGCTCGCATAGCAGGCTCTCTATTTAACCCGATTCTAAAATTGCTTGAGTACATGTATATATATCTTTGAACGAATGATTACTTTAAGAGAAAATTAGCCTACATACTGGCTAAGACCATTTTAATGTGAATAATACGGTTACAAAAGTTCATTTTGACTTTCACGGTtaccatttttataatttgaattttatgattttgatttataaaaagatactttttaaattagcaaaatacTGTCAACTGAAATGGTAACCTCCTCACTCCTTTTGCATGTTTCCATTTCCATTAGATTGTTCAGATATTCTTGCCGGATTTAACTCCACAATCCCATTTACCAAATCTTTCccattttagtttgattttaggTTGGCATAAAATTGAAATGACAAAAATTAGGTATTCCACAAAGCAATCTCCTATGAAAAATCCCCAACAAAGATAAGTTCTTTTTCttctacaatttatttttaaagtttttgaatcatttttatttttttatattgaagttCATGTAGAAGAAGAAGGGAGTGATAGTGATTTCGAAGATTTCATTGTCAATGTCGTGAAAAAGAACAAACCGATTGCTCCTCCGCCCGTTGATGTCAAGGTAATTGTTCTAAAAAATTCCTTATATGTTATTGCTTCTAGAGTTCAGAATTCTGCATcgtctttaattaaaattcctttGATCTTATAATAAACAACAACCTTCAACGTTGTCATTCctgcatttttaaaaaataattactgtcAGTATCCATGTTAGTTAACCATTAGGTAACTATTAGTACACTATTAGTTAACttataacataaactttaaTTCTGCAAGCATTTCTAAAGTTTTTGAAtcgtttttgttattttttatattgcagtTTTTTTTCTGTCAAACTGATGAAAAAAACGTTGAATGAAGGCGTTTTGAGTTGAACGAAGAAATGAGTTGTTAGAGTGGGAAGAAGATAGGCGAACGATGAACGAAAGCGAACGATGAACGAAAGCGGTTTGAGTTGAACGAAGAAAGGAGTCGTTGGAGTGGGACGAAGATAGGCGAACGATGAACGAAAGCGAACGATGAACGAAGGCGCGGTGGCTGGCAGCTGTTgtcttttttattgtaattgggatattagcaatgatgtaaaaataattaaggttaactatatgttttttaatggttaattaatagttaactaactgtgtatgattttttatataaaacatgaatatatattgataattactttttttaattacagttaactaatatgtgactaatagttaactaacagttatttttatacgcatgattatttttaaaataattgaaatttgatgttcagttgtttttttgttatatttaaataattttaaaaataattaggggATAATTATATGTTTCCTAACGGTTAACTATTAGATAACTATACTTGTGTTGGTTATCTAAAACATGAATAcataatgttaatttttttttttattagttaaagtgaACTAATAAGTGACTACTGGTTAATTGACAGTTAACTAATTTGGTGTACTGTTAATTTTAGGATATATTATTGttagatttatctaaaaatgattttatgatattaattgtttttttattaaatttaatttattaatggttAACTACATGTAAATTAAcagtatattatttttttataaataaataaatttatattgtgtattcatatttgttgattgtttatgatgagttgatgaattttttattttgctggatttttttttctcaaatgcttgttgtttttatttttttaatcattttatttttttggttttcctTTTGCCATTTATGGCATATAATTCAAATCGGTTActataattaaggattattaaagattcttgaatattaattgatatatatatatatatatatatatatatatatatttatgctttgagattttgtaggagattttgattcttgtaaccacttccttccttttttatagttgacagtaatcttcaaatatcataaagttatttgtgcaatttggaaacttaaaaagtatgtcatcaacttttttttggtcaacagtaaaaatctaattaaatatagcCATATAGggtatttattaatttttctcttaCTTtaaacttggcacaaaatatcaaaaacgtccaaattaacaaaataaattatttttattatgaatttgttaaaaatgtataaaaccctctctccccactctcacccaagagagtgagatacactctccggttttgatGGTGATTTCGGTTTTCTAAGgtggtttttaataaaaaaaagatttcaaatggttctaattgtttttaaacattttaaattaatacctaataatttaaaaaaataaaaattattccctttaatttaaaactttacataacaaattaacctacaaattttatatatacaacaaattaaccctcacatttacatttttaacaaaaaaaaagttgattttttttaatttcttttttttttaaattagcagACACAGGggtctgttcttcttcttcaagaacagacctcATGGAtatgttcttgaggaagaacagaCCTAGTtctgttctttgaagaacagaccgcgacgccggagctgctgctccttcGAGGAGCAGCACCTCCtcttttccggcgaggaggagctcctcctcgccggaagttgaaaaaaaataatgattttttttaaaaaaaaaaaaggtttaaaaagaCCCCTATTAggagttaattatgattaattggtATCTAAGTATGATTAATCAaggtaattataaataattagaaacccactctccaattaaggttcCATGTCAGCGTAGGGGGTTTTAAGCCGGTTTtaccaagttcagggtaaagtGATTCGGTTTCGCTAATTTGGaagtttttgatactttgtaccaagttcagggggtaaagtgatcctttgttcatatttttttataacataaattGCTTGAGTATATAGTTTTgctgtattattaaaattagttcCACTATTATGTAATACTCAAtctactataaaaaataatataaaaactaaaatattcgAGATATAGCTCATGTCCGGAATTTGAGAAATATGACAGAAAATCTCCTTTTAATTTACAatactatatttatttaatttatgaatATTCAAATCTCGTTAATTAAATGTTTGACACTATATggttaaattttcaaataggtAGTATTATTTAACAAAAATCAAGTATGATAATGCCTTAAAAGtcacaaattgaaaaaaaaaacccggTATATAAATAGATGTTTAATTGGACAATacaaataaattcaataaaatatattgattcGACTTACATAAATAATCTCTAAACATTAAGACATCAGAAAAGGTAGAATATAATGTTATTATTGCATGTTTagtaaattataacttatacattaaaatatttttatttgaactttatatatgtttatattttgaATGTAAATATATGCTAATCCATCACTGTAGATACATTTAAAATGGCATAAAAACCTTTTCTCCAAAAATTGaatactataatttttattacaattaagatataaaaatttgattaattattatatttaaatattcattttttatattaaaagtatCTAATTATAGTTACTATTTagttgaaaatttgtcatttCTGAATCATCGCGAGAGTTCTGTATTGTTTCAataataaatcatcttttttgtTCAATCAATATTCAGTTGGAAACTCACAATTCCTGTACCctgcaattaaaaaaataaaaataaaattaataatttggtgAAAATTACTTTCTTTAATCcaaattcaacttttttttcCGTATTTTTCCAAGGGTCTATAAATGGAAATGATATTTACTATAACAATCATTTAATATAGTTTTATATGCTCATATTTTGATACCAATGtgatcgtgatttttttttaatcggAGATGGAAGGGTATTTGTTGGagaaaataaattcataacCTAGCAGTTTAAAGTCCAGCGCTTAAAGCTATACCTCCATAATAAGCATATAAAATAGGGTTAACCTCACTAAATAGcaccatttttagcgtttttttcgatttaagctcAATCTTTAAAACGTCTCATCCATTAGCGCAACCtttccaaattttttattttatagcatGATATGTATTTCATACTATGTTTTATGTTAAAATGACGTCGTTTTTGTAGTACGGATGATCAAAACGACGTCGGTTTAGGTATTTGTGCTAATATATAGcacataattaaaaattatgctattagttgaaacgtttcaaaagttgggtttaaatcgaaaaaaaacgATGATAAAGATTGTGCTATATAATAACATTAAGCCTATAAAataatcagaaaataaaaactaattagGAGAGTTGATCGTGTACTTACTAGGAGGTTGAGTAACCACATAGGCAGCACCATCAAAATTACACGTGCCAGCAGCACGAGCATTCTTTTGATAATAACTATTAATTGCATAAGAAGCGTGGGCCTCAATAGTATTAGGATTATAACACGTGGCACCAACTTGAATCGGACGGCAATCGGCTCCGCCTCTACCACAAGCATAATCAATAGCAGCTTGTAGCTTCTTCTCGCCAGCTTTCCCATTAGCTACACACCAAGTCTGTCCGGCCGCCGTCTTAGCCACCTTTCCGCCTCCTCCGTTATCCACCTGAAGAGTTTGCGTCGTGTATTTGTTGACCGGCGGTGACGATTCTTGATTTTTCGTCTTATTTTTGTTGACCGGCGGTGACGATCCTTGATTTTTCGTCTTATTTTTATTGACCGGCGGTGACGATTCTTGATTTTTCGTCTTATTTttgttgaccggcgttgacgaTTGTTTCTGTGTGAGTGACACATCATAAACTTTGTCTTGATTAGGGTAAAATAGTCCATAATTTCTCTCCGATGTGGGCCCAGTTTTTTGGTTCTCATTAAACAAAGCAAACAAGTAAACATTAAGCGGTTCCTTTGGTCTTAAAGGAGTCCCATTTCCCGTCAATACCCTTTTTATCAGATTGCCGTTATACGACGCCGCATTGTCCGCACTTGCGCCAATCTCATCGTCTTCACCTTTGGAAGGCCACCCAGTTTCTGTCACAACCATCTTTACGTCGTCGTATTTAAGAGCTTTCATAGCATTATAAACAGCGTCGAGTTCGGATTCTAAAAGACTAAAATATTTCAACCCGTTTCCGGAATCCACAACGCCCGGATTTTTCTTAAACAATGCATAATCTAACGATATTTCTTTAGAGTTGGCAGCGTAAGCAAAAAACGGGTACGCATTGACCATCAAATAGGAGTCAGTTTTACGTAAGAATTCAAGCATGGGCTTCATAACGGGTTCAATCAAGTCGGGTTTAAAGGACCCGGATGACGCCGGGTATGAGTTTTGGAGAGAGCTTAAAGCTATAGGAGATGAGACTTTAATGGCGGAAAGGTTAAACTTAAGAAGAGAGTTATGAATATTTTTCATCGCAGAGACGAGAAATTGAGTTGAGTTTTGTGGGTCAACGAAGACTTCATTACCAACAGCAATGGCTTCAATTTGTGTTCTGGGATAATACTGAGAGATACTGGATTTGACCCAGTTATCAGCAAATGATTGATCTGCTGCTGTAGAACGAAGAAGCTGATTAGGAAGCGCAACGACGACGTTTATTGGTGAATCAGCGAGTGCTTTTAACACGGTGGATTCGGTGTCGAAGATCTTGATACGGTTGATCCCGTGTGATTTAAGAAGCTCCACAACTTGGGTTGGTGTTGGCAAATTATCTGCCACTCTGCCGTAGTTTATCCCGAGTTGACCTGCTCCATCTGCAAAATATTAAGACATGACAAcaagtaaaaaattaaacaacGTTAAAAACATGCAACCGTAAAGTACGTAGCGAACTAGGTTCATGCAAGTATTTTTCGTTAGATTGAGGGAAAATTACGAGTCGAAACGGAAAACGAGAGGAGCAAGAGGAGGAAGGGGAATGAAGACATTGATTTGTGAGTTGGTTAACTTTGTTGAGAGTGGTTTTTATAGCAGGGAGGGAGTTAACAGAATGCATTGAAATagcagaaacaaaacaaattcccCCAAGATGACTGTTTTTAGCACTAATTAATGTTTGGAACAGTTAAGTAGTTAGTAATTGATGAAGTATAATAAGCAATGGTGGAGCTAGAATTATTTTCAGTTGATGGGTGAACTTCTTTTACAGTTTACTGACATTTggctttagttttttttttttttattattcaaaccacaacttattttttagaaaatatcatTTGATGCTCAGAATTTCTAAAAATTACCAATTGCGtcaaatgataattatttttatattaaaataataatagtaatttattttattaaatactccctcctttaaaaataaaataaatctcaCTTTTATTGTCTtagaaagataaaaaaattaatgcatttaatgttagttattgataaaattattaaaatgtatttatattcttttttttaacaTAGTAGATATATTGATTAAAAAGCAAGATAACCAAGttacataatactacaaacctaaaaattaaatactatGAAAGATCTTGATTTGTTGTGCTCTATTATTGTGCTTCCATATTTTGTTTTCTGGGAACAAAATGGAATTCCGTTGCAAAGAAGGCTTGTTATAGATGCCAGATATCTTCATAAATACTACAAGCCGCAGCTGTGCAATTGCGTGAATTAATTGTTGTGGATACTTGGAGAGCATCGCTTTCAAAGATAATTTTATTCTAGCCCTTTAAAACTGCCCAGTTCATTGCTTCTCTTAGCGCTAGAAACTCGAGTATCTCTAGATCCTAGATGTAATGGAATAAAGCTGAGAATCTTCCTATTGAAATTTGATCTGGTCCCTTGACAACTACACCAATACAACCTTGTTGACGAATGTTATTGACGTCGcatcataatttaattttagataaCCGGAGGTATCATTGAGCATGTCGAGAGATCAGTTCGCTGTAAGATATGTCTTGTAGTGTCTTTTTATCATATGCATCCAGTGACGAAGCCAGTCCCAAAATTAAGGTAGGGCACAAagtccatttaaaaaaattaaatatcataccataaaaaatataatcaaaacgtataatcattaaattttttatataaaataacatgaaAAGTAAATAAACGTGTTgagaaatttataaattaatattaaaaagctTACATTTAAACTGAAGTCTGATGAATGGCTCTAACCTTCAAACCGATGTCAAATTATTAAGTTGCTAATGCACATTATgtgtatttataaaaattaaattcacatAATTAAAAAGAATGAAAGAAATTGAGTGTTTTTGAATTAGAAAAATgctgaaaattttgaaattagagTTTAGTTTGGATAAAGACGGCAATCTGaagaaacttttaaattatttatataatgatTAGTGTTTGTTATACATTAGGCTTTATTGCACAATTTCTAATCTTTCTACTCTCTCTGTTTTTATATTGTCGCTTTTGGGTAAATTACTAGTATTAAATAAGTgttttttttgtcttaaattacttaCGTAAAGACTAGTATAACACTATTTATAAACTCCactactaaaaaatttaattttaaaaatggaatTATTAACGCCACTATTGaatgatttaattttgaaaattgaattaccatttaatgaaataattatataagaaCTATTGTctaaagcaataattaaaaaaacggAGAGAATAGTATTAACTAATTCAATTTTCACATTAGGTTagttataaaatagtttttacgTTAAGTTCCATAAATTGTctttatcaaattaagccagACAATATATTAAGTTACATATTgcttattatttatgttttgcaaagttaatttttttttaaccgcGATAGATAGATAAAAATTACAGAGAaaaggaaaacaaaaataaaaaaaactaaaaaatttaaaaaactagtAAAATCTTGCACCCCAAACTGTCAGAGAGAAAGATTAATGGAGAACGATGCTTTAACCTGTTGAGCCCATTGATGTGCTAAGACGTTTTGCTTACGAGGGATGTACCGGAAAATTGTCGAGATGAAGGATTGTTGAAGATGCCAGATGTCATCACAAATACCCTGACAGGAAGCAATATTGCAAGAGTGCGCATTAATAGTAGAGGATACTTGGAGTGCATCACCTTcaaatatgaattttttccaACCATTATGTATTGCCCAATTCATTGCCTCTCGTAAAgctaaaaattctaaaataccCGGATCCCAAATATGACGAAATGTTGCAGAAAATTTCTTCATTGTAGATTGGTTGGATTCGCTGCAATAACACCAATGCTTCCAAATTGTTTTGGGATATGAACAGCCGCATCGTAATTGATTTTAATGAAATCCGGTGGGTTGATGAGATTTTGGCCACTCTGGATTCTCCTGTTATGAGACTGACGACCGACTTCAATTTCTGATTGCATGGCTTCTTTAAATTCCTGATAATCCTGAACAGTAGATGACACAATGGAAGCTGGAGGCTGTGTGAAGTTGTCAAATATCTTGCAATTCCTAGTTTTCCAGATGTGCCACAAAGTATAGCAGAAAATGTGAAGGCCTTCATTAGTGGGATCAATCTGTTGAAGTTGTATTGTGACATGCTTCCAAAGCACGGCAAAGTTAGAGAAAATTTCCCAAGTTGCACGAAAGTTTAGAGGGGAAATAAACCATATTTGTTTAGCTCTGGGGCAATGGAAGAGTAAATGCATGATATCTTCTGGAAATGTGCAGAAAGGACAGGATGGATCCATTTGAAGGCGAAAGTTCAGCGCAGCTCATGAGGGAAGCCCCTCATGAAGACATctccaaataaaaattttaattttatgtggaATATGTAACTGCCAAACCCGCTTCCAATCTGATTTATCCAACCCAGCGATGATGAAATATAATTTCTGTAATGCTGATGAAGACTAATATAGTATCTAGATTTGACTGTATATTGACCATCGGAGGTATAGTGCCAAATAAGTTTGTCTGACCTGGGCGGATATGTAAGGGGAATGGAGAGAATATAATTAGCATCCTGCGTTGTAAAAATTTGGTGAAGAAGAGTGGCGTTCCAACGCCTAACAGAAGGAAGGATTAATTGATCAACAGTATTGGGGGCATTAGCATCTGTATGACGGAGTTGAGGAGTGAAAGGGAAGGAAGAGGGAACCCATGGATCAGTCATACAATTAATGTGGGTGCCATTAGATACTTGCCATCTAATTCCTTGTTTAAGCAACTTCATACCCCAAATTATGCTTCTCCAACCCCACGAAGGTCGTCTGCCCAGGGTAGCCTGTAGGATATCTGAATCGTGAAAATATTTGCctttataaatttgataaagGGTGGAAGTTGGAGAATGTATGATTCTTCAACATTGCTTGGCTAATAAAGCTTGATTAAAATGACATAAGTCTTTAAAACCAAGCCCTCCTTCCCACTTCCTGCGGCACATTGATTGCCATGAGATCCAACAGATTTTTCGTTCATCCTGTTGTTGGCCCCACCAGAATTGACGGACTGCCCTGGTAATACGATGACAGGGAGATTGAGGAATGATAAAGCACATCATGTAATACACAGGGATAGCACTAGCAACAACTTTGATCAAGATTTTCCCTGCAGACGATAAGAATTTCTCCTTCCAACCATATAACTTAGAAACAATGGTGG
This window of the Mercurialis annua linkage group LG5, ddMerAnnu1.2, whole genome shotgun sequence genome carries:
- the LOC126679801 gene encoding dual specificity phosphatase Cdc25; protein product: MTSRQTDNRSLFGSLSFFLSRKRRKEIMSRSISYITGAQLLSLHRRPNMAIIDVRDDERSYDGHIAGSLHYASDNFSDRISHLIQQVKGKDTLVFHCALSQVRGPTCARRLVNYLAEMKEDAGIKEILVLERGFNGWEAAGKPVCRCTDIPCKAESAN
- the LOC126681632 gene encoding glucan endo-1,3-beta-glucosidase 14-like — translated: MSSFPFLLLLLSFSVSTHGAGQLGINYGRVADNLPTPTQVVELLKSHGINRIKIFDTESTVLKALADSPINVVVALPNQLLRSTAADQSFADNWVKSSISQYYPRTQIEAIAVGNEVFVDPQNSTQFLVSAMKNIHNSLLKFNLSAIKVSSPIALSSLQNSYPASSGSFKPDLIEPVMKPMLEFLRKTDSYLMVNAYPFFAYAANSKEISLDYALFKKNPGVVDSGNGLKYFSLLESELDAVYNAMKALKYDDVKMVVTETGWPSKGEDDEIGASADNAASYNGNLIKRVLTGNGTPLRPKEPLNVYLFALFNENQKTGPTSERNYGLFYPNQDKVYDVSLTQKQSSTPVNKNKTKNQESSPPVNKNKTKNQGSSPPVNKNKTKNQESSPPVNKYTTQTLQVDNGGGGKVAKTAAGQTWCVANGKAGEKKLQAAIDYACGRGGADCRPIQVGATCYNPNTIEAHASYAINSYYQKNARAAGTCNFDGAAYVVTQPPSKYTINSPN
- the LOC126681633 gene encoding uncharacterized protein LOC126681633 encodes the protein MDPSCPFCTFPEDIMHLLFHCPRAKQIWFISPLNFRATWEIFSNFAVLWKHVTIQLQQIDPTNEGLHIFCYTLWHIWKTRNCKIFDNFTQPPASIVSSTVQDYQEFKEAMQSEIEVGRQSHNRRIQSGQNLINPPDFIKINYDAAVHIPKQFGSIGVIAANPTNLQ